In the genome of Pseudocalidococcus azoricus BACA0444, the window AGCCCATCTCCAGGCCCCGTTGTTTAATTTTTTCCAGGTTAATGCCTTGCCCATCATCAGCAATTTGAATAATCGTTTGGCTGCCCCGATAGGCCGCACTAATGGCAATTTTGGCCGGATTGGGTTTACCCTGGGCGGTGCGCTCTGCGGGGGATTCGATGCCGTGATCAAAGGCATTACGGACCAGATGGAGGAGGGGATCTGCGAGGGCTTCTAAAATGGTTCGATCGACGAGGGTATTGCCGCCGTTAATCTCCAGTTGCACCTCTTTCCCATATTCATGGCAGAGATCTCGCACCATCCGAGGATAGCGATTGGCCAGATCAGCAAAGGGGCGCATTCGGACTTGGGTGAGGCGATTCTGCATTTGCTTGGCCGTGCGGTGTAAGTCCCGCTGAGTGCGCTCCGTATCTTCCAGGCCAATTTCGAGGTCGCTGGTAATTTCTTGGATTTGGACAATGGTTTCAATCACATCCTGAGACAACTGGTGTAGGGGGTTGTAGCGGTCAAATTCCAAGGCATCAAATTGATCCTGCCAGTGGGGGGCAATCTCTGACTTGGCTAATTTTTGCTGGAGATTAACAGTCGGGATCCCAAAGGTTTGGGTAGTGACGCGGTCATAGCCCTGGCGGAGTTGGAAGTTGGATTGCTCAAGGCGGCGAACTTTGTCCTTCAGAGCCTGCATCTGTTGTTGGAGGCGTTGAACGTGCAGGCCTAAGCCATTGCGCTCGATGGTTAATTCCCCAAACAAGTCTGCCAGTTCATCTAACTGTTTGACGGCGACGCGCACGGTTTTGTAGGCTGCGGCATTACCAGCAGATTCTGAGGCCCCTGGGGCTGGAGGGGCAAGCTCCCTGGACGGAATGGTCGGGTGGGCATGATCTGGCAACAAGCTGGGAGAAAATTCTAAAACCGGATCAAATTCCTGGCCATCCAGTGCGGCTTCGACATCGGCTAAGAGATTTTCCAGGCCTGCTAAGGCCGGTTTTGGCCCCACTTCTAGGAATGGTAAGGTTGCCTCAGATTGGTCGTGGGAAATGTCTAAGGGTTCGAGGCCGGGATAGTCTGGGACTGCATCTGGGGCAAAAAGGGCCTCGGCATCCAGGCCTAAATCTGAGAGTTCTGGGAGTTCTTCGAGGGCCATGAAATCGGTAGCCTTTGGCTGAGAGATAAACCGTTCGGGTAAGGCCTGGAATTGCCCAACTAAGACCATGGCCTGGCAGCGTCTCCAGCCTTGGACAATTTCGGTCGCGATGGCTGCCAATGGGTAGGGCTGATGCTCTAGGAGATTGCTCACCGAGGCGCAATAACTGATAAAGGCCGGCAGTTCCAGCATTTGCCCCAGGCCTTCAAGTTCTTGGGCAACAATTTTCAATTCCTCGAGCAAACAGAGTTGTTCGGGACTGGCCAAAACCGCCTCAAGTCGTTGTAAGCAGCCTTCCACTTCTGACTCGAACAGCAACGCCCGCATATCCCCACCCGCATCTTCCGACAGCAGGGCAATTTCACTTTCCGGTTGTAAATCCCCGAGCCGGGCCTGGAGTTGCTCAATCACCGGATCAACTTGGGTATTTAGCCAACTTTGTGGAGCAATCATCCCTTGCCGATTCAGAGAAATCAGATGTTGCAGACAATCTACGCCCCGGAGTAATTGCTGCTCCAAGTCGATCTCTACCGGAGTTCCGGCCCGGATCACTTTTAAGAAATCTTCCAGACGATGGGCTAGATCACTCAGTTGCGTAAACCCCATCATGGCGGCTCCCCCCTTGATCGAGTGAGCGGCCCGGAGAACCCCATCCACTCGGCCTCGATTTTGCCCATCTTGGCTGAGGCCCAATAGCCCCGTCTCCATGGCCTCGAGATAGTCTTGGGCTTCTTCCAAAAACTGTTGCCGGACAACTTCTTGCCCATCATTAGCGGGAATGAGTTGGGATTTAGGGGGAACCATGGCTTTAGCTGTCCTCTCTCACCGTAAAAGTATCCACCGAGGCCTGGAGTTTTTGGGCCACGGCCACTGTTCCTTCTAGGGATTCGGAAATTTGGCGGGAGGTATCGGACATCCCCTCGGAAACTTTGGCAATATCTTTCATCAGGGTGTTCACAGTCGTGGAAGTCCGGGTTTGGCTGACGGTGGTTTGGGAAATAGATTGCACCAATTCATCAATGGCCTGGGAAACGGTGACAATTTCTTCCAGGTTTTTCTTGGCTTCTTCCACTAGCTGTGTGCCTGTGACGACCTGACTCGTCCCTGTTTCCATGGCCATGACCACTTCATTGGTTTCCTGTTGAATCGCCTCGACAATTTGCTCAATTTCCTTCGTTGCTGCTGCCGAACGGGCCGCCAATTCCCCGACTTCCTCGGCAACCACCGCAAAGCCCCGCCCTTCTTCCCCGGCCCGGGCCGCTTCAATACTGGCATTAATGGCGAGTAGGTTGGTTTGGAGAGCAATTTGGTTAATCAGCGAAATCACTTTAGAAATCTGTTGGGAGGATTCCCCCAGACGTTTGACCTTTTTCGCCGTTTCCGCCACCGTTTCCCGCAGACTCAAAATGCTTTGCACGGTATCATCCATGGTTGAGCCACTGGTCTGGGCGGTTTCCGAGGCTTTACGAGCAACTTCGGCGGCTTGGTTGGCAGTGTCAGCCACAGATTGGATTGAGCGAGACATTTCTTCAACTGCACCCAACATCCGGTTGATTTTCTTGGCCTGGCGCAAAGAGTCATCGGCCAATTGCCGCATCGCCGTTTCATCTTCCCCCAGGGCCTGGTTGACTTGGGCGGTGGAGTCTTTCACCTGGATGACCACTTCCCGGAGGCTTTCAATCAGGGAGTTAAAAATGTCGGCAACCGTGCCAATCTCCCCCGCCGTAATGTCCGCTCGCACCGTCAGATCTCCTTGGGATGCCGCTTCCACTTCACTCAGGAGGTTAATAAGCTGGGATTGAATGCTTTCTGTGCGTTGTTGCTGCTGCCGGGCTAAACCCTCCGCCTCTTGTCGGGCGACTTCTGTTTGTTTCAGGAAGTTCAAGCGTTCTACAACCAGGCCAATTTGAGTGGCAAGTTGCCCAAAAAAGTCTATTTCCGACTGCTGCCAGGCCCGCGGCCCAGAACATTCATGGGCAATCAACAGCGCAACCAGCTTTTGCTCAACGATGATCGGGGCTACCAAATTTGCCCGTACCTTGAGCGGACTCAGTTGTTTGAGATGGCAGGGGGTTAAGCCAGCATTCAAAATATCGGGGGTGGCCTGAATTCGACCCTGGCTGTAGGCCTCAATCCAATTTTGACGAAAACAGGGGTCATCAATCCTGGTTTCTAAGGCAGCGGGCCAGGCCAGATCTACGGATTCCGCCACCACTGTCCCGACATAATCAGCGTCAAATTCATAAACAATAACCCGGTCTGTCTTCATGGCTTGACGGATAGCTGTGACAGCGGTTTGTAAGACCTCCTGCTCTTCGGTATAGGTTGCAAGGCGCAGAGTAATATCTCGCAACTGTTTCGCCCGCTCGGCCTCTTCGCTCTGTTGCCGCCGGGCTGCCTCGGTGGTATCCAGTAATTCGGCAATCTGGGCTGCCATTTCGTTGATGTTCACCCCCAGGCCAGTGATCTCATCATCTCCAGCCACCGCCACCCGCGTCCTCAGATCTCCCTGCCCCATTTTCTCAACCGCAGCCGTTGTCTCTAAAATCCGTTTTGTACCCCGTTGAGCGAAGTAGGCCGCAATCACCCCCACCCCTACGGCCGTCACCCCAATCCCAATCAGAAAGATCCAAAAAAGCTGACGGGTTGAGGCAAAGGCAACTTCTTGGTCGGTGGCTAGGGCGACTTGCCAATTCCCGGCTTTAACGGGTGCAGTCGCTAAAACCTGAGGAGTGCGATTCGTCCGTAGGGTTTCCAAGGCAACGGTTGGCTGGCCGGTGGCCTGAATCTGAGCAAAGTTAGCAAAGGCCTTACTTGCCGGTTGGTTAATTAAATCAGCAAGGGAGGACACAAAGACTGTGCCTTGCCGATCCACCAGGAGATAGTTACGGCCATTGCCAGCATAGTTTGCCACAAAGAAGTCCAAGCGATCGAGGGGAATCCGCAACCGGAGCACACCCACGATTCGGTTACTGACTGAATCCCGTACCGGCGCCGCCACAAAAACACCGACTGGCCGATCTGGTAAAGATAGGGTCGGCTCAACCGTCACCAAGGCCTGGCCAGTTTCGATGGCCGACTTAAAGTATTGATGATTTTGGAGAATATTGTTGGGCAGAGGTCTTCCCTGGGACTGAGCAACAACTGTGCCCCGCCCGTCTGTTGCAATCAAAGCCGCGCTGTCATAGGCTTCATAGGCGGTTACATAGCGATCTAACGTAGCCACCAGTTGGGAACTATTTTGGCGTTGTTGGGCATTGATGAGGGCTGGATTTTGGGAGAGAAGCCGAGCATCACTAACCCGGTCTCTGAGGAAAATCTGAAACTTGTCAGCAAAGTTAATCGCTGAATTTTTTTCAGTTGTCAGTGTTTGGTTGCTAATGGTGCGACTCCCCAGGCCAAAGGCAATAATCCCCACCCCCAAAACGGGTAAGACTCCCAAAGCAATACTGAACAACGTAAATTTTGTCCGCAAACTCCGCCGGGGAGACTGGTTTTTGCCAAGCCCCCGAGAACGTGGGGGTGAGGGTGGTTGTCC includes:
- a CDS encoding methyl-accepting chemotaxis protein, producing MTTSQRPTPQPTDLPQLPNSVLNAYQNDLETVNGHGHHPRSTPSPPGQPPSPPRSRGLGKNQSPRRSLRTKFTLFSIALGVLPVLGVGIIAFGLGSRTISNQTLTTEKNSAINFADKFQIFLRDRVSDARLLSQNPALINAQQRQNSSQLVATLDRYVTAYEAYDSAALIATDGRGTVVAQSQGRPLPNNILQNHQYFKSAIETGQALVTVEPTLSLPDRPVGVFVAAPVRDSVSNRIVGVLRLRIPLDRLDFFVANYAGNGRNYLLVDRQGTVFVSSLADLINQPASKAFANFAQIQATGQPTVALETLRTNRTPQVLATAPVKAGNWQVALATDQEVAFASTRQLFWIFLIGIGVTAVGVGVIAAYFAQRGTKRILETTAAVEKMGQGDLRTRVAVAGDDEITGLGVNINEMAAQIAELLDTTEAARRQQSEEAERAKQLRDITLRLATYTEEQEVLQTAVTAIRQAMKTDRVIVYEFDADYVGTVVAESVDLAWPAALETRIDDPCFRQNWIEAYSQGRIQATPDILNAGLTPCHLKQLSPLKVRANLVAPIIVEQKLVALLIAHECSGPRAWQQSEIDFFGQLATQIGLVVERLNFLKQTEVARQEAEGLARQQQQRTESIQSQLINLLSEVEAASQGDLTVRADITAGEIGTVADIFNSLIESLREVVIQVKDSTAQVNQALGEDETAMRQLADDSLRQAKKINRMLGAVEEMSRSIQSVADTANQAAEVARKASETAQTSGSTMDDTVQSILSLRETVAETAKKVKRLGESSQQISKVISLINQIALQTNLLAINASIEAARAGEEGRGFAVVAEEVGELAARSAAATKEIEQIVEAIQQETNEVVMAMETGTSQVVTGTQLVEEAKKNLEEIVTVSQAIDELVQSISQTTVSQTRTSTTVNTLMKDIAKVSEGMSDTSRQISESLEGTVAVAQKLQASVDTFTVREDS
- a CDS encoding hybrid sensor histidine kinase/response regulator, with product MVPPKSQLIPANDGQEVVRQQFLEEAQDYLEAMETGLLGLSQDGQNRGRVDGVLRAAHSIKGGAAMMGFTQLSDLAHRLEDFLKVIRAGTPVEIDLEQQLLRGVDCLQHLISLNRQGMIAPQSWLNTQVDPVIEQLQARLGDLQPESEIALLSEDAGGDMRALLFESEVEGCLQRLEAVLASPEQLCLLEELKIVAQELEGLGQMLELPAFISYCASVSNLLEHQPYPLAAIATEIVQGWRRCQAMVLVGQFQALPERFISQPKATDFMALEELPELSDLGLDAEALFAPDAVPDYPGLEPLDISHDQSEATLPFLEVGPKPALAGLENLLADVEAALDGQEFDPVLEFSPSLLPDHAHPTIPSRELAPPAPGASESAGNAAAYKTVRVAVKQLDELADLFGELTIERNGLGLHVQRLQQQMQALKDKVRRLEQSNFQLRQGYDRVTTQTFGIPTVNLQQKLAKSEIAPHWQDQFDALEFDRYNPLHQLSQDVIETIVQIQEITSDLEIGLEDTERTQRDLHRTAKQMQNRLTQVRMRPFADLANRYPRMVRDLCHEYGKEVQLEINGGNTLVDRTILEALADPLLHLVRNAFDHGIESPAERTAQGKPNPAKIAISAAYRGSQTIIQIADDGQGINLEKIKQRGLEMGLDAMMLNQASERELVDLIFEPGFTTATQVTELSGRGVGMDVVRTNLQKLRGEIQVETKPGLGTTFTITVPFTLSVVRVLLVEIAGMLVAVPTDAVEEMTLFEAENLLHSAGQTLLDWDGLLMPLIQLEQWFNFPRPRPRITMEAAPIIDQPTLLVIAQGDHLLGIPTERYWGEQEVTIRQVDSALPLPPGFSGCTILGDGRIVPLVDTYGLWRWLETQQSQAPNLKPKSPGLVSSQSRQSRQTTVLIVDDSINVRRFLANTLEKAGYRVEQAKDGQEALDLLSNGLSAQAVICDIEMPRLDGYGFLSHAKNLKIPKNLPVVMLTSRSSEKHRQIAINLGATAYFTKPFREADLLATLKTLVTSPQPQPV